A DNA window from Rhineura floridana isolate rRhiFlo1 chromosome 11, rRhiFlo1.hap2, whole genome shotgun sequence contains the following coding sequences:
- the LOC133366458 gene encoding dual specificity protein phosphatase 14-like isoform X3, with translation MYAEPSTMNFRNHGFFRRSPPPSVAKPSPTAGNTLSVLGGIAQISPCLYLCSGNAASNRHMVYSRAVTCVVNATMEIPNANWPDIDYVKVPVPDLPHAPLSLYFDSVADRIHQTGKKNGKTLVHCVAGVSRSASLCIAYLMKYHRLSLLDAHEWVKSRRPVVRPNVGFWRQLIEYERKLFGKNTVKMVPSPIGLVPDVYEKETRGLVPLWNIR, from the coding sequence ATGTACGCTGAACCATCCACCATGAATTTCCGGAACCACGGCTTCTTCCGCCGTTCTCCACCTCCTTCTGTGGCCAAACCATCCCCCACTGCTGGGAACACTCTGTCCGTCCTAGGAGGCATCGCTCAGATCTCCCCGTGCCTCTACCTCTGTTCTGGCAATGCTGCATCCAACAGACATATGGTCTACTCCAGGGCAGTGACTTGTGTAGTGAATGCCACCATGGAAATCCCCAATGCCAACTGGCCAGATATTGATTATGTCAAGGTGCCTGTTCCAGACCTCCCCCACGCTCCACTGTCCTTATATTTTGACTCCGTGGCTGACAGGATACACCAGACCGGGAAGAAGAATGGAAAAACCCTTGTCCACTGTGTGGCAGGTGTAAGTCGATCTGCCTCCCTCTGCATTGCCTATTTAATGAAATACCACCGGCTGAGCCTCTTGGATGCCCATGAGTGGGTGAAGAGCAGGCGACCTGTTGTAAGGCCCAACGTAGGTTTCTGGAGACAACTCATTGAGTATGAACGTAAGCTGTTTGGAAAGAACACCGTCAAGATGGTGCCCTCGCCCATTGGGTTGGTCCCAGATGTCTATGAAAAGGAGACCCGTGGGCTGGTCCCCCTGTGGAACATAAGATAG
- the LOC133366458 gene encoding dual specificity protein phosphatase 14-like isoform X2, with protein MDLKDRLFPPAVMYAEPSTMNFRNHGFFRRSPPPSVAKPSPTAGNTLSVLGGIAQISPCLYLCSGNAASNRHMVYSRAVTCVVNATMEIPNANWPDIDYVKVPVPDLPHAPLSLYFDSVADRIHQTGKKNGKTLVHCVAGVSRSASLCIAYLMKYHRLSLLDAHEWVKSRRPVVRPNVGFWRQLIEYERKLFGKNTVKMVPSPIGLVPDVYEKETRGLVPLWNIR; from the coding sequence CTGTTATGTACGCTGAACCATCCACCATGAATTTCCGGAACCACGGCTTCTTCCGCCGTTCTCCACCTCCTTCTGTGGCCAAACCATCCCCCACTGCTGGGAACACTCTGTCCGTCCTAGGAGGCATCGCTCAGATCTCCCCGTGCCTCTACCTCTGTTCTGGCAATGCTGCATCCAACAGACATATGGTCTACTCCAGGGCAGTGACTTGTGTAGTGAATGCCACCATGGAAATCCCCAATGCCAACTGGCCAGATATTGATTATGTCAAGGTGCCTGTTCCAGACCTCCCCCACGCTCCACTGTCCTTATATTTTGACTCCGTGGCTGACAGGATACACCAGACCGGGAAGAAGAATGGAAAAACCCTTGTCCACTGTGTGGCAGGTGTAAGTCGATCTGCCTCCCTCTGCATTGCCTATTTAATGAAATACCACCGGCTGAGCCTCTTGGATGCCCATGAGTGGGTGAAGAGCAGGCGACCTGTTGTAAGGCCCAACGTAGGTTTCTGGAGACAACTCATTGAGTATGAACGTAAGCTGTTTGGAAAGAACACCGTCAAGATGGTGCCCTCGCCCATTGGGTTGGTCCCAGATGTCTATGAAAAGGAGACCCGTGGGCTGGTCCCCCTGTGGAACATAAGATAG
- the LOC133366458 gene encoding dual specificity protein phosphatase 14-like isoform X1, whose product MRAAATELQGDDRAVMYAEPSTMNFRNHGFFRRSPPPSVAKPSPTAGNTLSVLGGIAQISPCLYLCSGNAASNRHMVYSRAVTCVVNATMEIPNANWPDIDYVKVPVPDLPHAPLSLYFDSVADRIHQTGKKNGKTLVHCVAGVSRSASLCIAYLMKYHRLSLLDAHEWVKSRRPVVRPNVGFWRQLIEYERKLFGKNTVKMVPSPIGLVPDVYEKETRGLVPLWNIR is encoded by the exons ATGAGAGCAGCTGCTACAGAGCTCCAAGGGGATGACCGAG CTGTTATGTACGCTGAACCATCCACCATGAATTTCCGGAACCACGGCTTCTTCCGCCGTTCTCCACCTCCTTCTGTGGCCAAACCATCCCCCACTGCTGGGAACACTCTGTCCGTCCTAGGAGGCATCGCTCAGATCTCCCCGTGCCTCTACCTCTGTTCTGGCAATGCTGCATCCAACAGACATATGGTCTACTCCAGGGCAGTGACTTGTGTAGTGAATGCCACCATGGAAATCCCCAATGCCAACTGGCCAGATATTGATTATGTCAAGGTGCCTGTTCCAGACCTCCCCCACGCTCCACTGTCCTTATATTTTGACTCCGTGGCTGACAGGATACACCAGACCGGGAAGAAGAATGGAAAAACCCTTGTCCACTGTGTGGCAGGTGTAAGTCGATCTGCCTCCCTCTGCATTGCCTATTTAATGAAATACCACCGGCTGAGCCTCTTGGATGCCCATGAGTGGGTGAAGAGCAGGCGACCTGTTGTAAGGCCCAACGTAGGTTTCTGGAGACAACTCATTGAGTATGAACGTAAGCTGTTTGGAAAGAACACCGTCAAGATGGTGCCCTCGCCCATTGGGTTGGTCCCAGATGTCTATGAAAAGGAGACCCGTGGGCTGGTCCCCCTGTGGAACATAAGATAG